One Paramisgurnus dabryanus chromosome 8, PD_genome_1.1, whole genome shotgun sequence DNA window includes the following coding sequences:
- the nek3 gene encoding serine/threonine-protein kinase Nek3, with the protein MDQYSLVRVIGGGSFGRALLVQRVNHEEKYVIKEIRLPKTESALRKSRREAVLLSKIKHPHIVAFVDSFEADGHLYIVMEFCSGGDLLQRIQQQKNELFSENMILKWFAQMCLATKYIHDKRVLHRDLKSKNIFLTDEGIVKVGDFGSACTLNSAKAYAQTYVGTPYYVSPEIWDNKPYNNKSDVWSLGCVLYELCTLQHPFQAQSWKSLILKVCRGAYAPLPSQFPYELHYLIKQIFKINPRDRPSVHTILNSHRISRLLHKHLTPESKELLKERACCWRKEEGEEVARLLGQKSLVTSSTTEGPSCTESNSIDPTSRKRWTVGSCNTVLGVLGNADIISSGSMADTEGSHPISEDIKERRARKQWDKDQAERVLSVLEKVQLCSAFETYTIHRHGSDYLGGPLNSEQGDNVDGPEEIITDNSRLESRSDDDDTDFEEDCQYDWINELEMMVDDH; encoded by the exons ATGGATCAATATTCATTGGTGAGAGTCATTGGCGGGGGATCTTTTGGTCGAGCTTTGTTGGTTCAACGAGTGAACCATGAGGAGAAATATGTAATAAAGGAAATACGTCTTCCAAAG ACTGAATCTGCTTTGAGGAAGAGCAGAAGAGAAGCTGTGCTCCTGTCCAAAATTAAGCATCCACATATTGTGGCATTCGTAGACTCATTTGAAG CTGATGGTCATTTATATATTGTGATGGAGTTCTGCAGTGGTGGAGATCTTCTTCAAAGAATACAACAGCAAAAGAATGAGCTGTTTTCTGAAAACATG ATCCTGAAGTGGTTTGCACAGATGTGTCTCGCTACTAAATACATTCACGACAAGAGAGTCCTTCACAGGGATTTAAAATCAAAG AACATTTTCTTGACGGATGAAGGAATTGTGAAGGTTGGAGATTTTGGTTCAGCTTGCACTCTTAACAG TGCAAAAGCATATGCTCAGACATATGTTGGTACCCCATACTATGTGTCACCAGAGATATGGGACAACAAACCTTACAATAATAAAAG TGATGTCTGGTCTCTTGGCTGTGTCTTGTATGAACTTTGCACTCTCCAGCACCCG TTTCAGGCACAGAGTTGGAAGAGTTTGATTCTGAAGGTGTGTCGGGGGGCGTACGCACCTTTACCCAGTCAATTCCCATATGAGCTGCACTACCTCATCAAACAAATTTTCAAGATAAACCCTAGAGACAGACCATCTGTACACACCATACTCAACTCTCACCGCATCTCACGCCTGCTGCATAAACATTTGACACCAGAG AGTAAAGAGTTGCTGAAAGAACGAGCGTGCTGTTGGAGGAAAGAGGAGGGAGAAGAAGTGGCCAGACTGTTAGGACAAAAGAGTTTAGTGACTTCATCTACCACTGAAG GACCTTCCTGCACCGAGAGTAACAGCATCGACCCGACGTCTCGTAAGAGGTGGACAGTGGGATCTTGTAATACAGTGCTGGGTGTCTTAGGAAATGCTGATATTATTTCCTCTGGTAGCATGGCAGATACAGAAGGGTCTCATCCCATCTCAG AGGACATAAAGGAGAGGAGAGCGAGGAAACAGTGGGATAAAGATCAAGCAGAAAGAGTCCTTAGCGTCCTGGAGAAAGTTCAGCTTTGCTCCGCCTTTGAGACCTACACTATACACAGACACG GTTCTGATTATCTGGGAGGTCCTTTAAACTCTGAGCAGGGAGACAACGTTGATGGTCCTGAGGAGATCATCACAGACAACAGCAGACTGGAGTCACGCTCGGATGATGATGACAC GGATTTTGAAGAGGACTGTCAGTACGACTGGATCAATGAACTCGAGATGATGGTGGACGATCACTAG
- the LOC135771414 gene encoding uncharacterized protein encodes MMIDEMEVMCCKSVGTDLSMLDIDDFITEISQLKKEVALLEAKLSLRGDEGLKREDVDVVCCEPLVHVTVGSSTESLDSDCNAGDQQQTSVEVMDCSDQMLETGRETTAEDEGNHNDGHDIIPLDVKSESCCDEETPSTSKERLTAQTQEKKLHSEEHIEKKEFRCEQCGMVCVSSSTLNIHMKTHTAEKSFHCSECEKYFSSKHSLDLHKRIHSGKKPYECPHCEIRFRQKGDLKRHVRLHTNEKPHQCSECGKKLDSGSLKPQQNIHSEDKPYQCSDCDKRFHRKSYLTVHERIHTGEKPYVCPHCGKSFSNSSYFKVHQRVHTGEKPYKCNVCDKSFNQRDNLVSHQRIHTGEKPYKCTQCDKTFTQSSSLKAHQRIHTGEKPHVCSDCGKSFSNVSHFRAHQRVHTGEKPHQCSVCGKSFSQRDNLVRHQRTHTGEKPFKCSQCDKTFTQSSSLKTHLRLHTGEKPFVCSVCEKSFSNPSHYRAHQRVHTGEKPYHCSICEEKFALLGSFRNHQKKHAKEQATVKTELSCKVESNNTV; translated from the exons ATGATGATAGATGAGATGGAAgtgatgtgctgtaaatcagtaggaactgatctgtccatgctggatattgatgatttcatcacagaaatctctcagctgaagaaagaggtggcgttactggagGCAAAACTGAGTTTAAGAGGAGATGAAGGACTGAAGAGAGAA GATGTGGATGTGGTTTGTTGTGAACCTTTAGTGCATGTGACTGTTGGGAgctccacagagtctctggattctgaCTGTAACGCCGGAGATCAGCAGCAGACCTCAGTCGAAGTGATGGACTGCAGCGACCAGATGTTGGAGACGGGAAGAGAAACCACAGCCGAGGATGAGGGCAATCATAATGATGGTCATGATATAATTCCTTTAG atgtgaagagtgAGTCATGTTGTGATGAAGAAACACCCTCGACATCAAAAGAGCGACTGACAGCCCAAACTcaagagaagaaacttcattcagaagagCACATAGAGAAGAAGGAGTTTCGCTGTGAGCAGTGTGGGATGGTTTGTGTCTCTTCTTCTACTCTAAACATTCACATGAAGACACACACTGCTGAAAAGTCTTTCCACTGCAGTGAATGTGAGAAATATTTCAGCAGCAAGCACAGTCTTGATCTTCATAAGAGAATTCACTCAGGAAAAAAACCATACGAGTGTCCTCACTgtgagatcagattcagacaaAAAGGCGATCTGAAGAGacatgtgcgtttacacacCAATGAGAAACCGCATCAGTGCAGtgaatgtggaaaaaaattaGATTCAGGTTCGTTGAAACCACAGCAGAATATTCACTCTGAAGATAAACCTTATCAGTGTTCGGACTGTGATAAACGTTTCCATCGGAAATCTTACCTGACGGTCCAcgagagaattcacactggagagaaaccttacgtctgcccTCACTGTGGGAAGAGCTTCTCTAATTCATCTTATTTCAAAGTCCATcaaagagttcacactggagaaaagccctataaatgtaatgtttgtgACAAGAGTTTTAATCAACGTGACAATTTAGTGTCACaccagagaattcatacaggtgaaaaaccttacaaatgcacTCAGTGCGATAAGACGTTTACTCAGTCAAGTTCCCTTAAAGCCCATCAGAgaattcacaccggagagaaacctcaCGTCTGCTCTGAttgtggaaagagcttctcGAATGTTTCTCATTTCAGAgctcatcagagagttcataccggagagaaacctcatcaatgtagtgtttgtgggaagagtttcagTCAACGGGACAATTTAGTAAGGCACCAGAGAACTCACACAGGTGAAAAACCGTttaaatgctctcagtgtgataAGACGTTTACTCAGTCAAGTTCCTTAAAAACCCATCTGAGACTTCATACGGGAGAGAAACCTTTCGTCTGCTCTGTTTGTGAAAAGAGCTTCTCTAATCCATCTCATTACAGAgctcatcagagagttcatactggagagaaaccttaccaCTGCTCCATCTGTGAAGAGAAATTTGCTTTATTGGGAAGTTTTCGGAATCATCAGAAGAAACACGCCAAGGAACAAGCTACAGTGAAAACTGAACTTTCATGCAAAGTGGAATCCAATAACACTGTGTAA
- the LOC141282519 gene encoding uncharacterized protein produces MRTHTGEKPFHCTECGKNFTNKGNLAAHQRIHTGEKPYECPHCEKRFSQKSNLTKHVHSHTNEGPHQCSECDKTFSNVYTLKSHKSIHSQERLYQCSHCDKRFNKYYLKAHQRLHTGEKPYQCSVCGKRFNQHDQLVCHQRTHTGEKPFKCSQCDKTFNLAGNLKAHQRVHTGEKPFVCSHCGNKFTHPSSLKAHQRVHTGEKPYKCSYCDKTFTQSSNLKTHQRLHTGEKPLDI; encoded by the coding sequence ATGAGAACACACACTGGTGAAAAACCTTTCCACTGCACTGAATGTGGCAAAAACTTCACCAACAAAGGAAACCTTGCTGCTCATCAAAGaattcacacaggagaaaaaccATACGAGTGTCCTCACTGTGAGAAGAGATTCAGCCAAAAAAGCAATCTGACAAAACACGTGCATTCACACACCAATGAGGGACCGCATCAGTGCAGTGAATGCGACAAAACCTTTAGCAATGTATATACATTAAAATCACACAAGAGTATTCACTCTCAAGAGAGACTCTATCAAtgttcacactgtgataaacgttttaataaatattatttgaaAGCCCATCAGagacttcacactggagaaaaaccttatcAATGCAGTGTTTGTGGAAAAAGGTTTAACCAACACGACCAGTTAGTGTGTCACCAGAGAACTCacacaggtgaaaaacctttcaaatgctctcagtgcgACAAGACGTTTAATTTGGCAGGAAATTTAAAAGCCCATcaaagagttcacactggagagaaaccttttgTCTGTTCTCATTGTGGGAATAAATTCActcatccatctagtctcaaagctcatcagagagttcatacaggtgaaaaaccttacaaatgctcttaCTGTGATAAGACGTTTACTCAGTCAAGTAACTTAAAAACCCATCAGAGACTTCATACAGGAGAGAAACCTTTGGACATCTGA